A genomic region of Helicoverpa armigera isolate CAAS_96S chromosome 31, ASM3070526v1, whole genome shotgun sequence contains the following coding sequences:
- the LOC110378623 gene encoding uncharacterized protein LOC110378623, which translates to MDETPKCSRDLDRIPQKPTKNDETSSKELNVSKEQATITIIQSITKDEAPSTKAETKIYIEQPTYSKNQCQSIPRPQTSTMRENITIYNELNLPKYDATMAPKNQVLSTLGNSSGRPSPGNPEPGLQYCVARVASTTLSYSRNNSHLGTYAPLIIRPSNQSPITTQPRLSLLKLAIPQSPQGQPQSLFLQALSKLNDSSLTLSVISHLGPNLNKIFKFDLESGYITPPDSLTSAPPSYSFVLRQMAVRRRPRFMGTFYPSPSFVPHTPPPTYTTAFDVYIEPANVPPPPARVYTFGFAPMPIVCPECGYTGMTVVTSRITICTHLCALILCLLCCWICAPLPYILRSCKDVYHYCRNCRSFLGMYCPTNPESVYP; encoded by the coding sequence ATGGATGAAACGCCAAAATGCAGTCGCGATTTGGACCGCATACCACAGAAGCCAACGAAGAATGACGAAACCAGTTCAAAAGAACTAAATGTATCAAAAGAACAGGCGACTATAACTATAATACAATCCATAACGAAAGATGAGGCACCATCCACGAAAGCAGAAACAAAAATTTACATAGAACAGCCGACTTATTCTAAAAATCAATGCCAATCAATACCCAGACCTCAAACATCTACAATGAGAGAAAATATAACTATATACAACGAATTGAATTTGCCGAAATATGATGCAACGATGGCTCCGAAAAATCAAGTTCTTTCGACTCTAGGAAACAGTTCAGGGAGGCCTTCTCCAGGAAATCCTGAGCCTGGACTTCAATACTGTGTTGCCAGAGTTGCTTCAACAACACTTTCCTACAGCAGAAACAACTCTCATTTAGGAACATACGCACCATTAATCATTAGGCCTTCCAATCAAAGTCCTATCACAACTCAACCTCGTTTGTCGTTGTTAAAACTTGCCATTCCTCAAAGCCCACAGGGTCAACCGCAAAGTTTGTTTTTACAAGCGCTATCAAAACTAAACGACAGTTCGTTAACTTTATCAGTTATCAGCCATTTAGgacctaatttgaataaaattttcaagTTTGATCTAGAATCTGGGTATATAACGCCTCCTGATTCCTTGACGAGCGCGCCTCCGTCTTATTCTTTCGTTTTAAGGCAAATGGCGGTGAGAAGAAGACCTAGATTCATGGGAACTTTTTATCCTTCGCCGTCTTTTGTTCCGCACACTCCGCCCCCTACTTACACTACTGCATTTGATGTGTATATCGAGCCAGCCAACGTCCCTCCTCCTCCTGCCAGAGTCTATACATTTGGTTTCGCACCGATGCCTATTGTGTGCCCAGAGTGCGGATATACGGGGATGACTGTTGTAACGAGTCGAATAACTATTTGTACACATTTATGTGCTTTGATTTTATGTTTGCTTTGTTGTTGGATATGTGCCCCGTTGCCGTATATTTTGAGGTCTTGCAAAGACGTTTATCATTATTGCAGAAATTGTAGGAGTTTTTTGGGAATGTATTGCCCCACTAATCCTGAGAGTGTCTATCCGTAA